Proteins from a genomic interval of Hoplias malabaricus isolate fHopMal1 chromosome 13, fHopMal1.hap1, whole genome shotgun sequence:
- the LOC136664423 gene encoding ferritin, middle subunit-like: MENSQIRQNYHRDCEAAINRMINMEFFASYTYTSMAFYFSRDDVALKGFAHFFKENSHEEREHAEKFLEFQNKRGGRVFLQDIKKPERDEWGTGLEAMQCALQLEKKVNQALLDLHKIASEKGDPHLCDFLESHYLNEQVEMIKKLGDYITNLTKMDAGNNKMAEYLFDKHTLGSS; this comes from the exons GACTGCGAGGCCGCCATCAACAGGATGATCAACATGGAGTTCTTCGCCTCCTACACCTACACCTCCATG GCCTTCTACTTCTCCAGGGATGATGTGGCCCTGAAAGGTTTCGCTCACTTCTTCAAGGAGAACAGCCACGAGGAACGAGAGCACGCTGAGAAGTTTCTGGAATTCCAGAACAAGAGAGGAGGACGGGTTTTCCTTCAGGACATCAAG AAACCTGAGCGTGATGAGTGGGGCACTGGTCTGGAGGCCATGCAGTGTGCCCTGCAGCTGGAGAAGAAAGTCAACCAGGCTCTGCTCGACCTGCACAAGATCGCCTCCGAGAAGGGAGACCCTCAT CTGTGTGACTTTCTGGAGTCTCACTACCTGAATGAGCAGGTGGAGATGATCAAGAAGCTGGGAGACTATATCACCAACCTCACCAAGATGGACGCTGGAAACAACAAGATGGCAGAGTACCTGTTTGACAAGCACACTCTGGGGAGCAGTTAA